A genomic stretch from Bacterioplanes sanyensis includes:
- a CDS encoding DMT family transporter produces MTKRIDWHGIHWLMLGLLALLQALQFVVGFRMSADDAGFVAYAMGGWDTTLQLAQHTAEQTGRISQYLMSPLNAAGAWLAGEAWGRWLILALYYGQWCVFLAWGARLLQWPLRGFFAVSLVLMLALHPLLFHHTPPNAYPLQLTVPILVLLLCRWQLLRRRSQPLWRVAFLYGLQAIAASSGDFPLIFLSTLLIAEHVMHWWRHDAHLRQRRWLRLWWAWPKLCRDIALVLLVMAIYLAYRWQFPSQYEGNTLDISNLALWLQVAVGHVLGGTSAWHWFDGLRWSYLTASDIVIALLSLVLSYWLLSHALRQLPKDHSRRYLVLALIALLLALYTALPASATSRMQSWCSYPGCVYLDSRLAYLWLTAALVACIAWLVSRRPSAIPWVSGVVALAALLNVVHNAYIQQRMAERSAGWLEAERFACSAEFASVAAVHLAREVDREKAVMMHPHESRPVYWKSYIEYLRRSPSCHLADSLNHDSLDEIVFNDSDNSQATQWLKQGWSIPESWGTWSEQHQAQVELPLQHTKADVRAIYVNFNVYLGPSISEQKISVLLNEQTVGQWSFDVNKPENCCRRRLVVPDTLSQHQPVMLTFIFDKVRDPSLVGESPDPRKLAMGLHSIELEYRPQALP; encoded by the coding sequence ATGACAAAGCGCATCGACTGGCATGGCATTCATTGGCTCATGCTAGGGCTGTTGGCACTGCTACAGGCGCTGCAGTTTGTGGTGGGCTTTCGTATGTCTGCCGATGATGCGGGTTTTGTCGCGTATGCGATGGGCGGCTGGGATACCACTTTGCAGCTGGCGCAGCATACCGCTGAGCAAACAGGGCGTATTAGTCAGTACTTGATGTCGCCACTCAATGCTGCGGGTGCCTGGTTGGCGGGTGAGGCCTGGGGTCGTTGGTTGATTCTGGCGTTGTACTACGGCCAATGGTGTGTGTTTCTGGCATGGGGAGCACGTCTACTGCAGTGGCCGCTGCGTGGCTTTTTTGCCGTGTCATTGGTGCTGATGCTGGCGCTGCATCCGTTATTGTTTCATCACACACCGCCGAATGCGTACCCCTTGCAATTGACCGTGCCGATCTTGGTGCTGTTGCTGTGCCGTTGGCAGTTATTGCGTCGCCGCAGCCAGCCGCTCTGGCGGGTGGCTTTTTTGTATGGCCTACAAGCCATCGCCGCCAGCAGCGGTGACTTCCCGCTGATTTTTCTATCGACCCTGCTCATTGCTGAGCATGTAATGCATTGGTGGCGCCATGATGCCCACTTGCGTCAACGGCGTTGGTTACGGCTATGGTGGGCGTGGCCAAAGCTGTGCCGTGATATCGCATTGGTGCTACTGGTGATGGCAATTTACCTGGCTTACCGCTGGCAATTTCCGTCTCAGTACGAAGGCAATACCTTGGATATCAGCAACTTGGCTTTGTGGTTGCAGGTTGCAGTAGGCCATGTGCTGGGCGGCACCTCTGCGTGGCATTGGTTCGATGGCCTTAGGTGGAGCTACTTAACTGCCAGCGATATTGTGATCGCGCTGTTATCGCTGGTGCTGAGTTACTGGTTGCTGAGCCATGCGTTGCGCCAGTTACCAAAGGATCACTCACGACGCTATTTAGTGCTGGCATTGATTGCGCTGTTACTGGCGCTGTATACCGCGCTACCGGCATCGGCGACCAGTCGTATGCAGAGCTGGTGCTCTTATCCTGGTTGTGTGTATCTGGATAGCCGGCTGGCATACCTGTGGCTGACGGCGGCTTTGGTGGCATGTATCGCCTGGCTGGTGAGTCGCAGGCCTAGCGCCATTCCTTGGGTCAGTGGCGTAGTTGCGCTGGCGGCATTGCTGAACGTGGTGCATAACGCCTACATCCAACAGCGCATGGCAGAACGCTCTGCAGGTTGGCTTGAGGCAGAGCGTTTTGCTTGCTCAGCTGAATTTGCCAGTGTTGCTGCGGTTCATCTGGCGCGTGAGGTCGATCGGGAAAAGGCGGTCATGATGCATCCGCATGAATCGCGCCCCGTGTACTGGAAGAGTTACATCGAGTATTTACGTCGTTCGCCCAGTTGCCACTTAGCCGACAGCTTAAATCATGATTCACTGGATGAGATCGTATTTAACGACTCCGATAATAGCCAAGCGACTCAGTGGCTTAAGCAAGGGTGGTCCATCCCAGAAAGCTGGGGTACCTGGAGTGAGCAGCACCAGGCTCAAGTAGAGTTGCCGCTGCAGCACACCAAAGCTGACGTCAGAGCGATATACGTTAATTTTAATGTCTATTTGGGGCCCTCCATTAGCGAGCAAAAAATTTCGGTGCTGCTGAATGAGCAAACCGTTGGCCAGTGGTCGTTTGATGTTAACAAACCAGAAAATTGTTGCCGGCGCAGGTTGGTCGTGCCGGATACGCTGTCACAGCATCAGCCTGTGATGCTGACCTTTATCTTCGATAAAGTACGTGACCCAAGTTTGGTCGGTGAATCGCCTGATCCAAGAAAACTGGCGATGGGCTTACACAGCATAGAGCTGGAATACCGACCGCAGGCTCTGCCTTAG
- a CDS encoding beta strand repeat-containing protein yields MSLNAFSLNEQHIVCAFLLQEGRLSSQSELNLAFTKSYPASGLEASGLNIPESQTQSNTDFARAMYASVGNSNPDALGLQYWASAAQQSRAQALIDFQYAARQDIEVQFASELEKIGDSLLSENTDFDDSDGTVVCPPVWGDAATVFDFNTTSAAPYDDDQNSDTSVDPDSGVVDNGASLTDAEKETGASEKESYNHYIFNIGQGALDQDIAVATSNYTFKLSNQAGSVKEYEGYFMSPLFFATGGTGDGSIATINIYDHFAVANNEAETLTNSRTDVISFRLNGDKYAIVRNDAQAAEQSLDTMTVVIAELGTANSYQQLVDAINDGIVALNEIDDVFVDVSAFLGEATGTTDQRDASNNPTGEDVVYRPIELTAATGELTNPLASGTTPGNQTGNGYNAFYSLDVIGGTLGVISTNLELDNVGYLSQGGSVNLAGQSQSDRGVELFNVKATDGVWLTELRSNPLRADIDYLETIDLTGDGYFKVGKQVDNGSFDVEDSANAGLVDVRHFDGAAFAGDIMLDADVTSDVIARDLNLRDDQAGAAGDNVTYTYNTSSGSDLLLLEVDGAVVEREDAAVAVNVGAGNDRVVLDLNFADAIELENQQDLNNVTVDLGSGNDVYSTTEGEGDVVINAGSGNDTVYTDNTGDKATWLFNHEGAADLDNIDGKALGSQLMLGATLTVTFSGAGVAAINDANGGGVMGGAGGAVAGADGIESSVTIELANGTALGNQTDVNQALKKAINDDAVLSKLLVATDGPDNTLIVTTLVDGEFDAADLNIDITMPTYGDLTTAERATYVTTMQAATANSTISTADIWGAATPADTATLAAGSFNPTYNDAFYTGIGTEVLGQRSVVSGEVQTFDFTPEAANTLNNTETVTITVDGQVFTATAGGAGVAVSTLLAQFNGVTVGNYTASVAGNVVTITQATSAAADVAQGVVASVNTGTFTAGNVVAATTTNGGAASLADVDGSVNTNVSDVTVDLGSGDDVVVLGSTVGADAAASDNDIVVFTASNIGNNTVVNFGTTGNGIDQLDFTAYLTSQRTDDGSTSELSKSVIDNIVAADGDLSANEVHIISFDEDATANETLATLTTTALLNALNGVAAAEFGGAADIDGTSATARNTLTELNADVGGNHNYTGSDMKNIIMVEANNNDGYYKVFEVTTTVYADAAAAGTNDGLFTSAVLLGTVDFGESVALATANLV; encoded by the coding sequence ATGTCACTAAACGCTTTCAGTTTAAACGAACAGCACATTGTCTGTGCTTTTCTATTGCAAGAAGGGCGCCTGTCGAGTCAATCGGAACTGAATTTGGCGTTCACCAAGTCCTACCCAGCTTCCGGTCTGGAAGCATCGGGTCTAAACATTCCAGAGTCTCAAACGCAAAGCAATACTGACTTTGCTCGTGCTATGTACGCGTCGGTTGGTAATAGCAACCCCGATGCGTTGGGGCTGCAATACTGGGCTTCTGCGGCACAACAAAGTCGTGCCCAAGCACTAATTGATTTTCAGTATGCTGCACGCCAGGATATTGAGGTTCAGTTTGCGAGTGAACTGGAAAAAATCGGCGATAGTTTGCTGTCTGAAAATACTGACTTTGACGACAGTGATGGTACCGTGGTTTGCCCTCCAGTTTGGGGGGACGCAGCGACGGTATTTGATTTTAATACCACATCAGCAGCCCCCTATGATGATGACCAAAACAGCGACACGTCTGTCGATCCTGACAGCGGCGTTGTTGACAACGGCGCATCTCTGACTGACGCAGAGAAAGAAACTGGCGCGTCTGAAAAAGAGTCGTATAACCATTACATCTTTAACATTGGTCAAGGTGCGCTGGACCAAGACATCGCTGTTGCGACTTCTAACTACACCTTCAAGCTGAGCAACCAAGCGGGCTCTGTTAAAGAGTACGAAGGTTACTTTATGTCGCCACTGTTCTTCGCAACTGGCGGTACTGGTGATGGCTCTATCGCTACCATCAACATCTATGACCACTTTGCTGTTGCTAACAACGAAGCAGAAACGCTGACTAACTCTCGTACTGACGTGATCTCTTTCCGTCTGAACGGTGATAAGTACGCGATCGTTCGTAACGATGCACAAGCGGCTGAGCAATCGTTAGATACCATGACGGTTGTGATAGCCGAGCTTGGCACCGCCAATTCCTACCAACAGCTGGTAGATGCCATTAATGACGGCATCGTGGCATTGAATGAAATAGACGATGTATTTGTCGATGTCAGTGCTTTTTTGGGGGAGGCGACTGGCACGACTGACCAGCGCGACGCATCGAACAACCCAACTGGTGAAGACGTTGTTTACCGTCCAATCGAGCTGACTGCTGCGACTGGCGAACTGACCAACCCTCTGGCTTCTGGTACTACTCCAGGTAACCAAACGGGTAACGGTTACAACGCGTTCTACAGCCTGGACGTGATCGGCGGTACTTTGGGCGTGATCAGCACCAACCTGGAGCTGGACAACGTTGGTTACCTGTCTCAAGGTGGTTCTGTGAACTTGGCAGGTCAATCTCAGTCTGACCGTGGTGTTGAGTTGTTCAACGTTAAAGCCACTGACGGCGTATGGTTGACTGAACTGCGTTCTAACCCACTGCGTGCAGACATCGACTACCTGGAAACCATCGACCTGACGGGCGACGGCTACTTCAAAGTGGGTAAGCAAGTAGACAATGGCAGCTTCGACGTTGAAGACAGCGCGAATGCTGGTCTGGTAGACGTACGTCACTTCGACGGTGCTGCATTTGCTGGCGACATCATGCTGGATGCGGACGTAACCTCTGACGTCATCGCACGTGACCTGAACCTGCGTGACGACCAAGCTGGTGCTGCTGGCGACAACGTTACTTACACCTACAACACTTCATCTGGCTCTGACTTGCTGTTGCTGGAAGTTGACGGTGCAGTCGTTGAGCGTGAAGACGCTGCCGTTGCAGTTAACGTTGGTGCAGGCAACGACCGTGTGGTTCTGGACCTGAACTTCGCTGACGCCATCGAGCTGGAAAACCAGCAAGACCTGAACAACGTAACCGTTGATCTGGGTTCTGGTAACGACGTTTACAGCACCACTGAAGGTGAAGGTGATGTTGTCATCAACGCTGGTTCAGGCAACGACACTGTTTACACCGACAACACGGGTGACAAAGCGACGTGGTTGTTCAACCATGAAGGCGCTGCGGATCTGGACAACATCGACGGTAAGGCTCTGGGCAGCCAGCTGATGCTGGGCGCAACCCTGACTGTTACCTTCTCGGGTGCTGGTGTTGCTGCGATCAACGACGCCAACGGTGGTGGTGTGATGGGTGGTGCCGGTGGTGCGGTAGCCGGTGCCGACGGTATTGAGTCTTCAGTGACCATCGAACTGGCGAATGGCACTGCGCTGGGTAACCAAACCGACGTCAACCAAGCGCTGAAAAAAGCCATCAACGACGATGCGGTTCTGAGCAAGCTTTTGGTAGCGACCGATGGTCCTGACAACACGCTGATCGTGACCACTCTGGTTGACGGTGAGTTCGACGCCGCTGACTTGAACATCGATATCACGATGCCAACCTATGGTGATCTGACCACTGCAGAGCGTGCAACTTACGTGACCACCATGCAAGCTGCTACTGCTAACTCTACTATTAGCACAGCGGATATCTGGGGTGCTGCAACTCCTGCGGACACTGCGACGCTGGCTGCTGGTTCGTTCAACCCAACCTATAACGACGCTTTCTACACAGGCATCGGTACTGAGGTATTGGGTCAGCGTTCTGTAGTATCTGGAGAGGTTCAAACTTTCGACTTCACTCCAGAAGCTGCTAACACTCTGAACAACACTGAAACCGTAACCATCACTGTTGATGGTCAGGTATTCACTGCCACAGCTGGTGGCGCAGGTGTTGCTGTAAGCACCTTGCTGGCGCAGTTCAACGGCGTAACCGTTGGCAACTACACCGCGTCTGTTGCTGGTAACGTTGTGACCATTACTCAGGCTACTAGCGCGGCTGCTGACGTAGCACAAGGCGTAGTAGCGTCTGTGAACACAGGTACGTTCACTGCGGGTAACGTTGTTGCAGCGACCACTACTAACGGTGGCGCCGCATCTTTGGCTGATGTTGACGGTTCTGTTAACACCAACGTGTCTGACGTGACTGTGGATCTGGGCAGCGGCGATGACGTGGTTGTTCTGGGCTCTACAGTGGGGGCAGATGCGGCAGCGTCTGACAACGACATCGTTGTGTTCACAGCGTCTAACATCGGTAACAACACCGTTGTTAACTTCGGCACTACCGGTAACGGTATCGACCAACTGGACTTCACTGCTTACCTGACTAGCCAGCGTACTGACGACGGCAGTACTTCTGAGCTGTCTAAGTCTGTGATCGACAACATCGTTGCGGCCGATGGTGATCTGAGTGCAAACGAAGTTCACATCATCAGCTTCGACGAAGATGCCACAGCGAACGAAACGTTGGCCACTCTGACCACAACAGCTCTGTTGAATGCACTGAATGGTGTAGCTGCAGCTGAGTTCGGTGGCGCAGCTGACATCGACGGTACTTCTGCGACCGCTCGTAACACGCTGACTGAGCTGAACGCTGATGTAGGTGGTAACCACAACTACACTGGCAGCGACATGAAGAACATCATCATGGTTGAAGCGAACAACAACGATGGTTACTACAAAGTATTTGAAGTAACCACCACTGTTTACGCGGATGCAGCTGCTGCTGGCACGAACGATGGCTTGTTCACCTCAGCGGTACTGTTGGGTACTGTAGACTTCGGTGAGTCTGTAGCCCTGGCGACTGCTAACCTGGTGTAA
- a CDS encoding SapC family protein → MSQYTAISKSRHREAGVSVSDFDFAAKQAVVPVTAQELSYVVPTMPLVFVPRWQDEGLQLSALQSLTPGSNVYVHLNGRWIGGYRPAWYRAHPFQLAIDEGSNRQAVCIDEASSAFHADSLDGDKPLFNAAGEPSDYLKTVMQFLQQLQDAQRNTNKLVDELNDAGVLVPWAIELKCKDDAEHALQGIYHVSESKLRALSDETLGALTRSGALSLAYAQLISEHRIHGLLKLHDLRNLSSQPSVQDAEVDLDALFGDDDDGNLSF, encoded by the coding sequence ATGAGTCAGTACACCGCGATCAGTAAAAGTCGTCATCGTGAAGCGGGGGTTTCCGTTAGCGATTTTGACTTTGCCGCTAAGCAGGCTGTTGTACCAGTGACGGCACAAGAATTAAGTTATGTGGTGCCGACCATGCCGCTGGTATTTGTACCGCGCTGGCAGGATGAAGGCTTACAGTTATCCGCATTGCAATCATTAACACCCGGCAGCAACGTTTATGTTCACCTGAATGGTCGCTGGATTGGCGGCTATCGCCCTGCTTGGTATCGCGCCCATCCATTTCAACTAGCCATTGATGAAGGCAGCAACCGTCAAGCCGTTTGCATTGATGAAGCGTCATCAGCATTTCACGCTGACAGTTTGGATGGTGATAAACCGTTGTTTAATGCGGCGGGTGAGCCTAGTGACTATTTGAAAACGGTGATGCAGTTTTTGCAGCAACTGCAGGACGCACAACGCAACACCAATAAACTTGTCGACGAGCTGAATGACGCAGGCGTGTTGGTGCCTTGGGCCATTGAACTGAAATGCAAAGACGATGCTGAGCATGCTCTGCAAGGCATATATCATGTGTCTGAGTCTAAGCTGCGTGCATTAAGTGATGAAACGCTGGGTGCACTGACGCGCAGTGGGGCTTTGTCTTTGGCGTATGCTCAATTGATTTCTGAACATCGAATTCATGGGCTGCTAAAACTGCACGATTTACGCAATCTGTCTTCGCAGCCTTCGGTGCAAGATGCTGAGGTTGATCTGGACGCACTGTTCGGCGATGACGACGATGGTAATTTGTCGTTCTAA
- a CDS encoding DUF1566 domain-containing protein: MKKIALVSTLLLAACGGSGSSSDEGIPPLPAANGEPIDVRYQPLGEDASIILDVQTQLAWQRCPKGMSWSNATSQCDGQAELLSWENANGFSQTHVLETGFRLPTAEELATLIYCSDRHVSAELIGSDTLTQSCGASAQSPAIKTVVFPAVEQRTYWSSSATPGSETKRGINFALGAVSNSNSVLSEYPVLLVREAEPQ, encoded by the coding sequence ATGAAGAAAATTGCGCTTGTTTCAACCTTGTTATTGGCTGCTTGTGGCGGCTCTGGATCGTCGAGTGATGAGGGCATTCCACCGCTGCCGGCGGCCAACGGTGAGCCGATCGATGTGCGTTATCAGCCGTTAGGAGAAGACGCCAGCATTATTCTTGATGTGCAAACTCAACTCGCGTGGCAACGTTGCCCGAAAGGCATGAGCTGGAGCAACGCCACCAGCCAGTGTGATGGTCAAGCAGAGTTGTTGAGCTGGGAAAATGCCAATGGCTTTAGCCAAACCCATGTATTAGAGACAGGTTTTCGCCTACCAACGGCAGAAGAGCTGGCCACTTTAATTTATTGCAGTGACCGCCATGTCAGTGCTGAACTGATTGGCAGCGATACATTGACCCAATCATGTGGTGCCAGTGCTCAAAGCCCGGCGATTAAAACGGTGGTGTTTCCAGCCGTTGAGCAGCGGACCTATTGGAGCAGCAGTGCGACCCCTGGTTCGGAGACTAAGCGGGGCATTAACTTTGCGTTGGGTGCGGTGAGCAACTCGAACAGCGTCTTGTCTGAATACCCTGTATTGCTGGTGCGCGAAGCTGAACCGCAGTAA